The Plasmodium berghei ANKA genome assembly, chromosome: 12 genome contains a region encoding:
- a CDS encoding BIR protein: MNDFVCRRLMAVKNSISDQLGKDESYQIIINNTILNNYCTNNKCSSNLEKINAGCLYLFDALFKDYSVFKNHNNINIVEYILIWLSYMLNLKEHVGATNLQYFYNVYIQGGDKYKNTITDVAGYTNYKDLIDQKIYFLNMDSNIISNFYEAFKLLCEMYIEFDESKPNCEKISEKARQFVEKYKELNEDSSITENSSYSQVLCTLSSDYDNLKNKCKHFPLLQEIKTTQLHAQSPAHNSAQGSKQLSTHGSEQLSTHGSEQLSEQRSTQGSEVTSPSSSIGNKLFTVLSIFGAIAFFLGISYKYSLFGLRKRAQKQHLREKIKNIKRINY; this comes from the exons ATGAATGACTTTGTg TGTAGAAGACTCATGGCTGTAAAGAACTCGATTTCCGATCAATTGGGCAAGGATGAAAGCtatcaaattattattaataatacaattttaaataattattgtACTAATAACAAATGTAGTAGTAACCtcgaaaaaattaatgctggatgtttatatttgtttgatGCATTATTTAAGGATTATTCTGTGTTCAAGAATcataataacataaatattgtTGAATACATTTTGATATGGTTAAGTTACATGTTAAACCTAAAGGAACACGTAGGAGCCACCAAtctacaatatttttataatgtgTATATCCAGGGTGGTGATAAGTACAAAAATACTATAACTGATGTTGCAGGgtatacaaattataagGATCTTATagatcaaaaaatatattttttgaatatggatagtaatattatatctaatttttatgaagcatttaaattattatgtgaAATGTATATTGAATTTGATGAAAGCAAGCCAAATTGCGAGAAAATTTCGGAAAAAGCTCGTCAATTtgttgaaaaatataaagaactTAATGAGGATTCTAGTATTACTGAAAATAGTTCATATAGTCAAGTATTGTGCACTTTATCAAGTGattatgataatttaaaaaataaatgtaaacaTTTTCCACTCCTTCAAGAGATAAAAACAACACAACTTCATGCACAAAGTCCTGCACATAATTCTGCACAAGGTTCTAAACAACTTTCTACACATGGTTCTGAACAACTTTCTACACATGGTTCTGAGCAACTTTCTGAACAGCGTTCTACACAAGGTTCTGAAGTTACATCACCAAGTTCGTCGATAggaaacaaattatttacagTTTTATCGATATTTGGTGCAatagcattttttttagggATTTCATATaag